In Sideroxyarcus emersonii, one DNA window encodes the following:
- a CDS encoding helix-turn-helix domain-containing protein has product MANQTEIQIALSQRLKRRRLELDKTLAEIATKSGISVSYYCEIENGRGTPPPTSRMEKILSALEFCETEAYELLQQSSVLRGLVYGESELSPDIQALIRDIRLHANQLPARFIKGLRTTIREVVS; this is encoded by the coding sequence GTGGCCAATCAAACAGAAATCCAGATAGCCTTGAGTCAACGGCTTAAGCGCCGTCGCCTTGAACTCGATAAGACACTAGCCGAAATTGCGACAAAGTCCGGGATTTCGGTCAGCTATTACTGCGAAATCGAAAACGGACGGGGTACGCCACCTCCTACCAGCAGAATGGAAAAGATCCTCTCTGCGCTTGAGTTTTGTGAGACTGAAGCATATGAGCTCTTACAACAGTCTTCAGTCTTGAGGGGGCTTGTCTACGGAGAATCAGAGTTATCTCCAGATATACAGGCGCTCATACGTGACATCAGGCTTCATGCAAACCAATTGCCCGCAAGGTTCATCAAGGGATTGCGAACAACAATTCGGGAGGTCGTTAGCTGA